A stretch of the Porites lutea chromosome 12, jaPorLute2.1, whole genome shotgun sequence genome encodes the following:
- the LOC140921385 gene encoding cytoplasmic dynein 2 light intermediate chain 1-like, whose product MSEKRSEKTIWDLAVEERDRTENHPNQDQQDDTPLSSSDESSIFVLGSKNSGKTSLILRFLDRDEAPKPTTALDYTFGRRAKTGHNIGKDIGHIWELGGGTFLSKLIEIPITSVTIRNMAIAIVVDLSLPNELLHTLETLLSQVKSKVGRALEELGKKDPSSVQHLKKQAWKKFGEEHPDKSSIDLFPIPLAIIGGKYDIYQDFDPEKRKMISRTLRFIAHSNGAHLQFFSTKAEGLTNRARGLVGSLLFHTPLNKVVSVDHNKPIIVPVGQDSFQQIGSPPVASQDVGKMHSRDPHEQWKAAFSTFFPPEKSQGRSTSEDPSKDPQYAEPAVDTMRKQKDEELERYRKLAMRKVRDASRATAGEKRPR is encoded by the exons ATGAGCGAAAAGAG GTCAGAGAAGACCATTTGGGACCTGGCAGTAGAAGAGAGAGACAGAACAGAAAATCACCCCAACCAAG ATCAGCAAGATGATACGCCATTATCCAGCAGTGATGAATCCAGTATATTTGTGCTTGGAAGTAAAAATTCT GGAAAGACATCCTTGATTTTGAGATTTCTTGATAG AGATGAAGCCCCTAAACCAACTACTGCACTGGATTACACATTTGGACGAAGAGCTAAAACCGGGCACAATATT GGAAAAGACATAGGTCATATATGGGAACTTGGTGGTGGAACATTCCTGTCTAAACTGATTGAAATTCCTATTACATCTGTAACAATCAG AAACATGGCAATAGCGATTGTTGTGGACTTATCTCTTCCAAATGAATTGCTTCATACTCTGGAAACACTGTTGTCTCAA GTTAAATCAAAGGTCGGGCGAGCACTGGAGGAATTGGGAAAGAAAGATCCAAG TTCTGTGCAACATCTTAAGAAACAAGCTTGGAAGAAATTCGGAGAAGAACACCCT GACAAATCCTCTATTGACTTGTTTCCAATTCCACTTGCTATAATTGGCGGAAAATATGACATTTATCAG GATTTTGATCccgaaaaacgtaaaatgatcaGTAGAACACTGCGCTTTATAGCGCATAGCAATGGGGCCCATCTGCAG ttcTTTAGCACCAAAGCCGAAGGTCTGACAAACCGTGCACGTGGTTTGGTTGGCTCGCTTTTATTCCATACTCCTCTCAA taAAGTGGTATCAGTGGATCATAATAAACCCATCATTGTTCCAGTTGGTCAGGACTCATTTCAGCAGATAG GATCTCCTCCAGTGGCCAGTCAGGATGTGGGAAAAATGCACAGCAG GGATCCACATGAGCAATGGAAGGCGGCCTTCTCTACGTTTTTCCCACCAGAG AAATCTCAAGGGCGAAGTACGAGTGAAGATCCTTCTAAGGATCCGCAGTATGCTGAACCAGCGGTTGACACGATGAGGAAACAGAAAGACGAG GAGTTGGAGAGATACCGGAAGCTGGCCATGAGAAAGGTTCGCGACGCATCTCGAGCCACTGCTGGGGAAAAGCGCCCACGATGA
- the LOC140921387 gene encoding RWD domain-containing protein 3-like, producing the protein MATSEVLNEILALKSIFCNPGEFYLINPSSLDDIEETQGPISFKIVVKCHPEQDLTTVANTSENDIARSSFSVEMTVSLQPDYPGTLPDISLSCMGMTKKSLSSLKTNLIEYATSLLITSSEAIMMDLTIWLQENARSFLDKRELNSNRKMPTPSKSILLLKLDHMRNKSRYTRTIARWVDKLKLSGRIFFAGHLIFLLLTGAAESVKEYLRRHKTCNVDVDSSGKPCKEKMMNILMHEQDLINLSICDFCEVECKSPSELEVKFAEMELEHLFKEHIQPLL; encoded by the exons ATGGCCACCTCGGAAGTCTTAAACGAGATTTTGGCCTTAAAGTCCATCTTTTGTAACCCTGGGGAGTTTTATTTGATAAATCCGTCCTCGTTAGACGATATTGAAGAAACTCAAGGACCGATTTCTTTCAAGATTGTTGTAAAATGCCACCCAGAGCAAGATCTGACCACGGTCGCGAACACTTCAGAAAACGATATTGCCAGATCCAGTTTTTCTGTAGAAATGACTGTTTCATTACAGCCAGATTATCCTGGAACGTTACCTGATATATCACTTTCATGCATGGGAATGACTAAGAAAAGTTTATCATCTTTAAAAACTAATTTAATCGAGTATGCGACAAGTCTTCTCATAACTAGCTCAGAGGCAATTATGATGGATTTGACAATCTGGCTACAAGAAAATGCAAGGTCATTTTTAGACAAACGGGAACTTAACAGTAACAGAAAAATGCCTACCCCGAGTAAGTCCATTCTTTTACTTAAGCTGGACCACATGCGGAATAAAAGCCGATATACCAGAACGATAGCTCGTTGGGTGGACAAGCTAAAGTTGTCTGGAAGAATATTCTTTGCTGGCCATTTGATATTTCTCTTGTTAACGGGGGCGGCCGAGAGCGTCAAGGAATACTTGCGAAGACACAAAACTTGCAATGTGGACGTTGATTCATCGGGAAAGCCGTGTAAAGAAAAAATGATGAATATTCTGATGCATGAACAAGATTTAATTAATTTGAG catTTGTGACTTTTGTGAAGTTGAGTGTAAATCTCCCTCAGAGCTTGAGGTCAAATTTGCAGAGATGGAACTTGAACATTTATTCAAAGAACATATACAGCCACTGCTATAG
- the LOC140921384 gene encoding uncharacterized protein, with product MEWESKFSSIVRETETNLARVRDRLGSSSKTKESGRSRGNHFGASISPGNLRSQTSRSPHISAMAWDKLSPVKTVGMATSVPSSQASPALVNALFERVEEQAELVSHLSDTVRGLEKERETHAAEIKRMRDEINRLNERLREKGVDIETERKLEQFKRDVYSQLEFVQSQSKLRQSTSENSHGSDPSVINEARRIIEDETESLQRDIEHLKTKMGKLEIELHSSLSDSRDVLRKQERLDRVLSSLSENQRSQSRSLSSIVDEKQSDSYEIQQLKHLVNQVRRQFSDLESEFQSSVRNSGVSSNNSSVRQSQLRASTQARFMNGDAKSKRKGTKHKSKAAVDDLVLSSSSDNDLSLTTLDVSSPSDSELTSLKLDRSHRGVSGNGVGSISSSSLSSLDSDDLLKELSH from the exons ATGGAGTGGGAAAGCAAGTTTTCTTCAATAGTACGTGAAACAGAGACGAATTTAGCGAGAGTTCGG GACCGCCTGGGTtcttcaagcaaaacaaaagaatcgGGTCGGTCAAGAGGAAACCATTTTGGCG CGTCCATAAGTCCAGGGAACCTTCGATCTCAGACTTCCCGAAGTCCTCATATTTCAGCTATGGCTTGGGATAAACTCAGCCCTGTGAAAACTGTTGGCATGGCAACTAGTGTTCCCTCAAGTCAGGCATCACCTGCTCTTGTTAATGCATTGTTTGAAAGGGTTGAGGAGCAAGCTGAG CTAGTGAGTCATTTAAGTGACACCGTCAGGGGACttgagaaagagagagaaactcATGCTGCAGAGATCAAGAGAATGAGAG ATGAAATAAACAGACTGAATGAAAGGCTAAGAGAAAAGGGAGTAGACATCGAAACAGAACGAAAGTTAGAGCAA TTTAAGCGTGATGTATATAGCCAGCTGGAATTTGTCCAAAGCCAATCCAAGTTAAGACAGAGTACAAGTGAAAACTCCCATGGCAGTGATCCGTCTGTCATCAATGAAGC GAGAAGAATTATAGAAGACGAGACAGAATCTTTACAAAGAGATATTGAACATCTTAAAACAAAGATGG GAAAGCTGGAAATTGAGCTCCACTCATCACTTAGCGACTCAAGAGATGTACTTCGTAAACAGGAAAGGCTGGACAGA GTTCTGTCGTCACTTTCGGAGAATCAGCGCTCACAGTCAAGAAGCTTAAGCAGTATAGTTGATGAGAAGCAATCAGATTCATATGAAATACAGCAACTTAA GCATCTTGTAAACCAAGTTAGACGACAGTTTTCTGATCTGGAGTCTGAGTTTCAGTCCAGCGTCAGAAATTCAGGAGTTTCAA GTAATAATTCATCTGTGAGGCAGTCCCAACTGCGTGCTTCAACACAAGCAAGATTTATGAATGGTGATGCAAAATCAAAACGGAAAGGAACTAAACATAAATCCAAGGCAGCAGTGGATGATCTTGTTCTGTCAAGCAGTAGTGATAATGATCTGAGTTTGACGACACTGGATGTTAGCAGTCCTAGTGACTCAGAGCTAACGTCATTGAAGCTTGACAGGTCTCACAGAG GAGTGTCAGGAAATGGAGTAGGAAGCATCTCAAGTTCATCACTCAGTTCTTTGGACTCTGACGATTTACTGAAGGAATTATCACATTAA
- the LOC140954116 gene encoding cyclic GMP-AMP synthase-like receptor produces MASNIEDTLMKLDRLHSVDYKNDEVRLIKSKIEGIVHQISNRIGELNPILSNSVVHCGSFYHNSKINAPDEFDFLLVLNKFSHPGVCSCKPFEDPEYTHLVSLEIDDTKLNWNPQSVLESDDDAANKQTLLQATIDSEYRDAVCSCLATMSLPDGISLTTSQKSVRRTLEGGEEFLASFKFSGPALTLLLNWKGVYYPNLNISVDVTYVIAMRGLPSFCNLDKRLPREHPIVKSGLCADASHELLYCRMLDDTWKQTCSVLENKIICFWFKESDASNVCYRLLKIIRNLVTPVDQLGDAFLKTYALKTLFLYECEQFPDSKFWRTDELSTHLLTIFQKLLSAIQNRFLPNYFNKNQNALSYPLDSRPEDENEEGENKFISSVYEAMCKTIEDIISSLENGLASEQALKIYFEPGQKIVIKDPDIRDALEKEN; encoded by the coding sequence ATGGCTTCCAATATTGAAGACACACTGATGAAACTAGACAGACTTCACAGTGTGGACTACAAAAATGATGAAGTGCGACTGATAAAATCTAAAATAGAGGGAATCGTTCATCAGATTTCAAATAGGATAGGGGAACTGAATCCCATCCTTTCTAACTCTGTTGTCCATTGTGGTAGTTTTTATCACAACAGTAAAATCAATGCACCAGATGAATTTGATTTCCTGttggttttaaacaagttttctCACCCAGGTGTGTGCTCTTGTAAGCCATTTGAAGATCCAGAGTACACACATTTGGTTTCTCTAGAGATCGACGACACAAAATTGAATTGGAATCCGCAAAGTGTTTTGGAATCGGATGATGATGCTGCCAATAAACAGACACTATTACAAGCAACAATTGACAGTGAATACCGTGATGCTGTTTGCAGTTGCTTAGCAACAATGTCATTGCCAGATGGCATCTCACTTACCACATCTCAAAAATCTGTAAGAAGGACACTCGAAGGAGGGGAAGAATTTCTGGCCAGCTTTAAGTTCTCTGGACCAGCTCTTACACTGTTACTCAACTGGAAAGGAGTATACTACCCTAACCTTAACATATCCGTTGATGTGACCTACGTAATTGCTATGAGGGGCCTACCATCATTTTGCAATCTTGACAAACGATTACCAAGGGAACATCCGATAGTAAAATCTGGTTTATGTGCTGATGCCAGTCATGAATTGTTGTATTGTCGCATGTTAGATGACACATGGAAGCAAACATGTAGTGTTCTAGAAAATAAGATCATCTGTTTTTGGTTCAAAGAGAGTGATGCAAGCAATGTGTGCTACAGGCTGCTGAAAATAATCCGCAATCTTGTCACACCAGTCGACCAGCTTGGAGatgcatttttaaaaacatatgccttgaaaactttatttctttatgAATGTGAACAATTCCCGGATTCAAAGTTTTGGAGGACAGATGAACTATCAACACATCTTTTAACAATCTTTCAAAAGCTTTTGTCTGCAATTCAAAACAGGTTCCTTCCCAATTATTTTAACAAGAATCAAAATGCTTTGTCCTATCCTTTAGATTCTCGACCTGAAGATGAAAATGAAGAGGGAGAAAACAAATTTATCAGCAGTGTCTATGAAGCCATGTGTAAAACAATAGAAGATATAATAAGTTCACTGGAAAATGGACTAGCTAGTGAACAAGCATTGAAGATTTATTTTGAGCCAGGGCAGAAAATTGTTATTAAAGATCCTGATATACGGGATGCCTtggagaaagaaaattaa